One window from the genome of Streptomyces cadmiisoli encodes:
- the mdlC gene encoding benzoylformate decarboxylase, which translates to MTDQSTVHDVTYDLLRSLGLTTVFGNPGSTEQTFLQNFPDDFRYVLALQEASAIAMADAYAQTIRGPALVNVHSSAGLGNSIGNLVASYHGHTPLIVTAGQQHRELVIGEPYLGNRDATTMPKPWVKWSYEPFRAEDVPEAFMRAYATAVQPPAGPVFLSIPLDDWNCPLEGPAVLRSVSWTYAPDPERVREFADRITASERPALVLGPDVDRAGGWDAGVALAERMKAAVYSAPLADRGSFPEDHPLYRGPLGLSVKAVGDRLTGHDLVVVVGAEVFRYYPYVPGEILPAGTQLLQVTQDPATASAARVGDSLLGDPRLTLEALAESVGDGAGRVQPEPMTRPRDLPKTQSSPLTPTEVYAALSTVRPEHAVFVNESTSTMTEHAQWLPTVEPESFFATASGGIGWALPAAVGVALGDRERGLGRPVVALIGDGSFQYSIQGLWTAVQQRLPIVYVVMRNHEYSILKSFADLEKTPGVPGLDLPGLDIATLARGFGCRSVDVEDTAELEKEFTAAVDSGSTSVIVVTTAPQKISL; encoded by the coding sequence ATGACCGACCAATCGACCGTCCACGACGTGACCTATGACTTGCTGCGGTCACTGGGGCTGACAACTGTCTTCGGCAACCCGGGATCCACCGAGCAGACGTTTCTCCAGAACTTCCCGGACGACTTCCGCTACGTCCTCGCCCTCCAGGAGGCGTCCGCCATCGCCATGGCCGACGCCTACGCCCAGACCATCCGGGGCCCGGCCCTGGTGAACGTGCACTCCTCCGCCGGACTCGGCAACAGCATCGGCAACCTGGTCGCCTCGTACCACGGCCACACACCCCTCATCGTCACCGCCGGCCAGCAGCACCGCGAACTGGTCATCGGCGAGCCGTACCTGGGAAACCGGGACGCCACGACCATGCCCAAACCCTGGGTGAAATGGTCGTACGAACCGTTCCGCGCCGAGGACGTGCCCGAGGCGTTCATGCGTGCCTACGCGACAGCCGTCCAACCACCCGCCGGACCGGTCTTCCTCTCCATTCCGCTCGACGACTGGAACTGCCCCCTGGAGGGCCCCGCCGTCCTGCGCTCGGTCAGTTGGACCTACGCCCCGGACCCGGAGCGTGTGCGGGAGTTCGCCGATCGCATCACCGCCAGTGAACGGCCGGCTCTGGTGCTCGGGCCCGATGTGGACCGCGCGGGCGGATGGGACGCCGGGGTGGCGCTGGCCGAGCGGATGAAGGCGGCGGTCTACAGTGCCCCGCTGGCCGACCGCGGCTCCTTCCCCGAGGACCACCCCCTGTACCGCGGGCCGTTGGGCCTCTCGGTCAAGGCCGTCGGTGATCGGCTCACGGGGCACGATCTGGTGGTCGTCGTCGGAGCCGAGGTCTTCCGCTACTACCCCTATGTGCCTGGAGAGATCCTGCCGGCCGGGACGCAACTGCTCCAGGTGACGCAGGACCCCGCGACCGCCTCGGCGGCCCGGGTCGGGGACAGCCTGCTGGGCGATCCGCGTCTGACCCTGGAGGCGCTCGCGGAGTCGGTCGGTGACGGTGCCGGCCGGGTGCAGCCCGAGCCCATGACCCGACCCCGGGACCTGCCGAAGACGCAGAGCAGCCCGCTGACTCCCACCGAGGTCTACGCCGCCCTCAGCACGGTCCGCCCGGAGCACGCGGTCTTCGTCAACGAGTCCACCTCGACGATGACCGAGCACGCTCAATGGCTGCCGACCGTGGAACCGGAGTCGTTCTTCGCCACCGCCAGCGGCGGCATCGGCTGGGCGCTGCCGGCCGCCGTCGGTGTCGCCCTCGGCGACCGCGAACGGGGGCTCGGCCGCCCCGTGGTCGCGCTGATCGGGGACGGCTCGTTCCAGTACTCGATCCAAGGCCTGTGGACCGCGGTGCAGCAGCGACTGCCGATCGTGTACGTCGTCATGCGCAACCACGAGTACTCGATCCTGAAGTCGTTCGCCGACCTGGAGAAGACACCGGGCGTGCCCGGGCTCGACCTGCCCGGGCTGGACATCGCGACGCTGGCCAGGGGATTCGGCTGCCGGTCGGTGGACGTGGAGGACACCGCCGAGCTCGAGAAGGAGTTCACGGCCGCGGTGGACTCCGGCAGCACCTCGGTCATCGTGGTCACCACCGCGCCACAGAAGATCTCGCTGTGA
- a CDS encoding SDR family oxidoreductase has translation MDLGLQDHVYVATGGSRGLGRAVAQELTAEGARVVVTGRGASVEDAARSLGGAEHAVGIVADNADPGSADLVMDAAQRHFGRVDGALVSVGGPPVGAAMEVGDQTWRDSFEATFLGAVRKARAAARAFTEGGSIAFVLSSSVREPIPGPAVSNGLRPGLAMVAKTLADELGTSGVRVNGLLPAYIDTERQKELEAVTGGKRPGNALRRSGTPEEFARAAVFLLSPAAAYLTGVMLPVDGGELRVL, from the coding sequence ATGGACCTCGGACTTCAGGACCACGTCTACGTCGCGACCGGTGGCAGCCGCGGACTGGGGCGCGCGGTGGCACAGGAGCTCACCGCCGAGGGAGCCCGCGTGGTCGTCACCGGGCGCGGCGCGTCGGTCGAGGACGCGGCACGGAGCCTGGGCGGTGCGGAGCACGCCGTCGGCATCGTCGCCGACAACGCCGATCCCGGGTCCGCCGACCTGGTCATGGACGCGGCTCAACGACACTTCGGTCGTGTGGACGGGGCCCTCGTCAGCGTGGGCGGGCCGCCGGTGGGCGCCGCCATGGAGGTCGGGGACCAGACCTGGCGGGACAGTTTCGAAGCCACGTTCCTGGGAGCCGTGCGGAAGGCGCGAGCCGCCGCGCGGGCGTTCACCGAGGGTGGGTCGATCGCGTTCGTCCTGTCGTCCTCGGTCCGCGAACCGATACCCGGTCCGGCCGTCTCCAACGGGCTTCGCCCGGGGCTCGCCATGGTGGCCAAGACCCTGGCCGACGAACTGGGTACGTCCGGAGTCCGGGTCAACGGCCTCCTGCCCGCGTACATCGACACCGAACGCCAGAAGGAGCTCGAGGCGGTGACCGGAGGGAAGCGGCCGGGCAACGCTCTCCGGCGCTCGGGCACACCGGAGGAGTTCGCCCGGGCAGCCGTGTTTCTGCTGTCACCTGCCGCCGCCTACCTGACCGGGGTCATGCTGCCCGTAGACGGCGGGGAACTGCGGGTGCTGTGA
- a CDS encoding NAD(P)-dependent oxidoreductase, producing the protein MSTDRMKKVCIVGASGKLGRYMVQQSLERGYEVVGVCRERSVSKLAEFDGRMTIVPGPTDDPEVIRRAVAGCDGVLTVLVPWGVRQYSSGTAQAVLDHARPGARLVFSCGWHITRDGKDRYSRLFTLGVRLASVLGKLVRAVEIDDQVEACRRVFASDTRWTVVRGSSLEEGDSQGLPVWSRHVGDPVLASDLTRRVDFALFMVEALTDDTLVQEAPAIVGCRAPSALAHAGDREDRKDRN; encoded by the coding sequence ATGAGCACGGATCGCATGAAGAAGGTCTGCATCGTCGGCGCCTCGGGGAAGCTGGGGCGGTACATGGTCCAGCAGTCGCTGGAGCGCGGATACGAGGTGGTCGGCGTGTGCCGGGAGCGCAGCGTGTCCAAACTGGCCGAGTTCGACGGGCGGATGACCATCGTGCCCGGCCCCACGGACGACCCGGAGGTGATCCGGCGTGCCGTCGCCGGATGCGACGGAGTGCTGACGGTGCTGGTGCCCTGGGGCGTGCGGCAGTACTCGTCGGGCACGGCTCAGGCGGTTCTCGACCACGCCCGTCCGGGCGCGCGCCTGGTCTTCTCCTGCGGCTGGCACATCACCCGCGACGGCAAGGACCGCTACTCGCGTCTGTTCACCCTGGGCGTGCGGCTCGCCTCGGTACTGGGCAAGCTCGTCCGCGCCGTCGAGATCGACGACCAGGTGGAGGCGTGCCGTCGGGTGTTCGCCAGCGACACCCGGTGGACCGTGGTGCGCGGCAGTTCCCTGGAGGAGGGCGACAGCCAGGGCCTGCCGGTGTGGAGCCGACACGTGGGCGACCCCGTACTGGCCAGCGATCTGACACGCCGTGTGGACTTCGCACTGTTCATGGTGGAGGCGCTCACCGACGACACGCTCGTCCAGGAGGCGCCGGCGATCGTCGGTTGCCGCGCCCCCAGCGCCCTCGCCCACGCGGGCGACCGCGAGGACCGGAAGGACCGCAACTAG
- a CDS encoding tautomerase family protein: MPICTCTPARGTLTAAAEARLAADITRIHADINKVPPTYVDVVFSELPQDSVFVGGRPGTPLLVSGWARRGHPQTETTRLALERSAAASRIAGVPQDRVMVVIQDSPARSAVEAGRVLPDPGEEAEGLDG; encoded by the coding sequence GTGCCGATCTGCACCTGCACCCCTGCCCGGGGGACGCTGACGGCAGCCGCCGAGGCCCGGCTCGCCGCCGACATCACGAGGATCCACGCGGACATCAACAAGGTGCCGCCGACCTACGTCGACGTGGTCTTCTCCGAGCTGCCCCAGGACAGTGTGTTCGTCGGCGGCCGCCCCGGAACGCCCCTGCTGGTCAGTGGGTGGGCGCGGCGCGGTCACCCGCAGACGGAGACGACACGTCTGGCGCTGGAACGGTCCGCCGCGGCGTCGCGGATCGCCGGTGTGCCGCAGGACCGCGTCATGGTGGTGATCCAGGACAGTCCGGCGAGATCCGCCGTGGAGGCGGGACGTGTACTGCCCGATCCGGGTGAGGAGGCGGAGGGGCTCGACGGCTGA
- a CDS encoding TetR/AcrR family transcriptional regulator, with translation MPEGGKRRRGGSARTPLSRERVIRTAMAVADAKGAAALTMRAIAEPLGVEAMSLYHHVSGREDILDGMVDAVFDEIDLPPRDADWKSAMRHRANSARTVLRSHPWAVPLMDSRTRPGTATLRHHDAVIGALRSGGFSVAMAAHAFSLIDSYLYGFVIQELSLPFSNSAELNEVATGMLREMPADAYPHLAELAVEHALKPGYDYADEFPFGLTLILDALHPDEPVGA, from the coding sequence ATGCCCGAAGGAGGCAAGCGGCGACGCGGGGGGTCGGCGCGCACGCCGCTCAGTCGTGAGCGCGTGATCCGTACGGCGATGGCGGTGGCCGACGCCAAGGGCGCGGCCGCGCTCACCATGCGCGCCATCGCCGAACCCCTCGGCGTCGAGGCGATGTCGCTCTACCACCACGTGTCGGGCAGGGAGGACATCCTCGACGGCATGGTCGACGCCGTCTTCGACGAGATCGACCTGCCGCCACGCGACGCGGACTGGAAGAGCGCCATGCGCCACCGGGCGAACTCCGCGCGTACCGTGCTCCGGAGCCATCCGTGGGCCGTCCCCCTGATGGACTCCCGTACCCGGCCCGGTACCGCGACGCTGCGTCACCACGACGCCGTCATCGGCGCCCTCCGCTCCGGAGGGTTCTCCGTGGCGATGGCCGCGCACGCCTTCTCACTCATCGACAGCTACCTGTACGGCTTCGTGATCCAGGAACTGAGCCTGCCGTTCAGCAACTCGGCGGAGCTGAACGAGGTCGCGACCGGCATGCTGCGGGAGATGCCCGCCGACGCCTACCCCCACCTCGCCGAACTGGCCGTCGAACACGCCCTGAAGCCGGGTTACGACTACGCCGACGAGTTCCCCTTCGGCCTCACCCTCATCCTCGACGCCTTGCACCCGGACGAGCCGGTGGGCGCGTAG